In Altererythrobacter aquiaggeris, the genomic stretch CACCAGAAGGCGGCCGTCGGATTTTGCATAGGCTTTTTCGCCTTCGCCGGTCCCATGGAATTCAACGGCGATACCGGCATCTTCGAATGCCCACCGCACGAATTCGCGGACCTGCGTGGTTTTGCCTGTCGCCAGCACGTAATCGCCCGGCTCATCTTGCTGCAGCATCAGCCACATTCCGTGGCAGTATTCACGTGCGTGTCCCCAGTCGCGTTTTGCGTCGAGGTTGCCCAGATAAAGCTTGTCTTGCTGGCCAAGCGCGATGGCCGCCGCCGCGCGAGTGATCTTGCGCGTCACAAAAGTCTCGCCCCGCAAAGGGCTTTCATGGTTGAACAAGATGCCATTGGAGGCGTGCAGCCCGTAAGCCTCGCGGTAATTTATCGTTATCCAGTAGCCGTATAATTTGGCCGCAGCATAGGGGCTGCGAGGGTAGAACGGGGTGGATTCGTTCTGCGGAGTTTCCTGCACTTTTCCGTAAAGTTCCGAAGTTGACGCCTGATAAAACCGGCAATGCTTTTCCAGCCCGAGAATGCGGATTGCCTCAAGCAATCGTAATACGCCGGTGGCATCCGAATTTGCGGTATATTCGGGTGTTTCGAACGACACCGCGACGTGGCTCTGGGCGGCCAGATTGTAGATTTCGTGCGGCTTCACATCCTGCATGATGCGGATCAGATTGGTTGAATCCGTCATGTCGCCGTAATGGAGTTGGAAGCGCTGGTCCTGCTCGTGTGGATCTTGATAGATATCCTCAATCCGGCCCGTGTTAAACGAAGATGACCGCCGTTTGATGCCGTGAACCTCATACCCCTTGCCCAGCAGCAAACGCGCCAGATAAGCGCCGTCTTGCCCGGTGATGCCGGTTACCAGTGCTCGCTTACGTTCTGTCATCGGTGTCCTCGTGGCTGTGCGACAAATTTTGCACCGATGCTGTGTCTAGCGGTATCGCGGTAACGGGCAAAGTGTCCCGCCGTGATTGTCCAGCGCTGTGATTTAGCCAGTTATTCAATTGAACCAGTTTCAAGCCGGTCCGTCTCGTTTCACGATCTGTAAGTTGGGCCAGCGTCCGACCCGTCCGGCCGAAAAGCCATTGCCAATAAGGCTGCCCGGCGGGGCGACCGCGGCCGCCAAGCCTGTCCAGCGCGCGTTTGCCCATCATCGCCGTGCCGCCTTCATGGTTCGCGCCGCCAAGTGCAGCCATGAGACCGGCAGACTTGCGCGTCGCCCTGCTTTGTAGCAGCAGGTCTGGTACAGCGTCGATCAACGAAGGGGGTACAGCGATCCTGCAGCCGCTGTGGTCGAGCAG encodes the following:
- the gmd gene encoding GDP-mannose 4,6-dehydratase, which gives rise to MTERKRALVTGITGQDGAYLARLLLGKGYEVHGIKRRSSSFNTGRIEDIYQDPHEQDQRFQLHYGDMTDSTNLIRIMQDVKPHEIYNLAAQSHVAVSFETPEYTANSDATGVLRLLEAIRILGLEKHCRFYQASTSELYGKVQETPQNESTPFYPRSPYAAAKLYGYWITINYREAYGLHASNGILFNHESPLRGETFVTRKITRAAAAIALGQQDKLYLGNLDAKRDWGHAREYCHGMWLMLQQDEPGDYVLATGKTTQVREFVRWAFEDAGIAVEFHGTGEGEKAYAKSDGRLLVEVDPRYFRPTEVEVLLGDASKAREKLGWQAEIEARDLAREMVEADLKLLRAASAPKAD